Proteins from a single region of Syngnathus scovelli strain Florida chromosome 7, RoL_Ssco_1.2, whole genome shotgun sequence:
- the mmp13b gene encoding collagenase 3 yields the protein MNHLDPLRGKKEEVKHYKYPLERLSVNNCSIAIMLFWLLLPLAIHSSLAGPLLAQEKDKRLLAEKYLRRFYGLPAGLQSQKRTGDFKSTLKEMQSFFKLEVTGSLDDNTLDLMTQARCGVPDIGEYNHFPGDLKWKNNIVTFRILNYTPDLKKSDVDRAIRTAFNVWSAVTPLTFKKLYYGTADIMISFGRKEHGDYNPFDGPDGLLAHAYPPGQGIGGDTHFDEDEHWSKDSSAYNLYIVAAHELGHALGMGHSSDPAALMYPIYSYATGYPLAEDDVEGIQTLYGPNPDHKKVKPKPDAPKKCDPDLSFDAATELRGETIIFKDEYFWRIHPQMPEPLITLIKSTWPSLPNKVDAAYENPEKDQVIIFSGIRMWALNGYNLLDGYPKYIHKLGLPKSVRKLDAAVYIKDTGKTLLFHDEQYWSYDDARGTMDRGYPRSIEKDFPGMDEEVDAAVYHYGFLYFFHDQKQYEYSYSARKVLRILKTNFILGC from the exons ATGAATCACTTGGATCctttaaggggaaaaaaagaggaggTCAAGCATTATAAATACCCCTTAGAGAGGCTCAGCGTCAATAACTGCTCGATAGCCATCATGTTATTTTGGCTGCTCCTGCCGCTGGCCATTCACTCCTCTCTGGCTGGGCCTTTGCTTGCCCAGGAAAAAGACAAGCGGCTTTTAGCTGAG AAGTACCTTCGACGCTTTTATGGCCTTCCGGCTGGTCTGCAAAGTCAGAAGAGGACAGGAGATTTTAAGTCCACACTTAAGGAAATGCAGAGTTTCTTCAAACTTGAG GTGACAGGTAGTCTGGATGATAACACATTAGACTTGATGACTCAAGCAAGATGCGGTGTCCCGGACATCGGTGAATACAATCACTTCCCTGGGGATCTCAAATGGAAAAATAACATTGTGACTTTCAG GATTTTAAATTACACTCCAGATTTGAAGAAGTCCGATGTGGACCGAGCCATCCGCACAGCGTTCAATGTGTGGTCCGCTGTGACGCCATTGACTTTTAAGAAGCTGTACTATGGCACTGCTGATATTATGATCAGCTTTGGGAGGAAAG AACATGGCGACTATAACCCTTTTGACGGTCCTGATGGGCTGCTGGCTCACGCTTACCCACCGGGCCAAGGCATCGGTGGAGACACCCACTTCGACGAGGACGAGCACTGGAGCAAAGATTCATCAG CTTACAACCTGTACATTGTAGCAGCGCATGAGTTGGGCCATGCCCTCGGTATGGGACACTCCTCGGACCCGGCCGCACTCATGTACCCGATCTATTCATACGCAACAGGGTACCCGCTCGCTGAGGATGATGTTGAAGGCATCCAGACACTCTATG GCCCCAACCCAGACCACAAAAAAGTCAAGCCAAAGCCGGACGCCCCCAAAAAATGTGACCCAGATTTGAGTTTTGATGCTGCAACAGAACTCCGAGGCGAAACCATCATTTTCAAAGACGA GTACTTCTGGCGCATTCACCCCCAAATGCCCGAACCCCTTATCACACTGATCAAGTCCACATGGCCGTCCCTCCCCAACAAGGTGGATGCAGCCTATGAGAACCCAGAGAAGGACCAGGTTATCATTTTTAGCG GTATCCGCATGTGGGCTTTGAATGGATACAATCTTTTGGATGGTTATCCAAAGTACATACACAAACTGGGACTTCCCAAGAGTGTGAGGAAACTGgatgcggctgtttacatcaaaGACACAGGGAAAACTCTGCTCTTTCATGATGAACAATATTGGAG TTATGATGACGCAAGAGGCACCATGGACAGGGGCTACCCACGTTCCATAGAGAAAGACTTTCCCGGAATGGACGAGGAGGTTGATGCTGCAGTTTATCACTACG GATTCTTGTATTTCTTCCATGACCAAAAGCAGTATGAGTACAGTTACAGTGCAAGGAAGGTCCTACGTATCCTGAAAACCAACTTTATCCTCGGCTGCTGA
- the tsku gene encoding tsukushi isoform X2 — protein sequence MMALLLWLGLPLLVVDVWSTSVMNCHPGCRCKVESFGLFDSFSLTTADCRGLGPGAAMPVPIPLDTAYLDLSSNAMGPLTDTILAGPGYTTLVSLDLSSNHITMVSPNALSKLRYLETLDLSHNDLEGLSQGCFFGLPLAEVDLSYNSFRDFNMDVFVSKVKGKPVSVDLSHNKLVSISTTPHGKLVHIQTLNLTANRLSSVPRLAGLEILRYLNLDYNPIIAIQKGDFVHLTDLVYLSLSSLHQLQKIEAHSFEGLQSLQVLDLSNNPNLKTLSLSVFTGLDSLQELNLSGSGVTSLSWDMLSPLSAIKSIMLGQNIRCLRTQKQGQFHRQLGQTQHYEVLNCNRNGIVL from the exons ATGATGGCGCTCTTGCTTTGGCTTGGTCTGCCGTTGCTGGTGGTGGATGTCTGGTCCACCTCCGTCATGAACTGCCACCCGGGCTGCCGCTGCAAGGTGGAAAGCTTCGGTCTGTTCGACAGCTTCAGCCTGACCACGGCAGACTGTCGAGGGTTGGGCCCCGGAGCTGCCATGCCCGTGCCCATACCGCTGGATACTGCTTACCTGGATCTGTCCTCCAACGCCATGGGCCCCCTCACAGACACCATCCTGGCTGGGCCGGGCTACACCACCCTTGTTAGTTTGGACCTTAGCAGCAATCATATTACAATG GTAAGCCCCAATGCTTTGTCCAAGCTGCGTTATCTGGAGACTCTGGATCTGAGCCACAATGACttggagggcctctcacagggtTGCTTCTTTGGCCTTCCTCTGGCTGAAGTAGATCTCAGCTACAACAGCTTCCGGGACTTCAACATGGACGTGTTTGTGTCTAAAGTAAAAGGCAAACCCGTCAGCGTGGACCTATCACACAACAAGCTTGTGTCTATTTCCACAACACCACACGGAAAACTTGTACACATTCAAACCTTGAACCTAACAGCAAACCGTCTTTCGAGCGTACCAAGACTGGCGGGACTTGAGATACTGCGATACCTCAATCTGGACTACAACCCCATTATTGCCATTCAAAAGGGAGACTTTGTTCACTTGACAGATTTGGTTTACTTGTCCCTCAGCAGTCTTCATCAGCTTCAGAAAATTGAAGCCCACAGCTTTGAGGGCCTGCAGAGCCTCCAAGTGTTGGATCTCTCCAACAATCCCAATCTGAAAACACTAAGCCTGTCTGTTTTCACCGGACTGGACTCGCTGCAGGAGCTGAATTTATCTGGCTCTGGAGTGACGTCCTTATCGTGGGACATGCTCTCTCCCCTCTCCGCCATAAAAAGTATTATGCTAGGACAGAACATCCGCTGCTTGAGGACCCAGAAACAAGGCCAGTTTCACAGGCAGCTGGGTCAGACCCAACACTATGAGGTACTCAACTGCAACCGCAATGGCATTGTGTTGTAA
- the tsku gene encoding tsukushi isoform X1, translating to MSPQARTTLSGIMQDCDIREGSSIIDSLKNMMALLLWLGLPLLVVDVWSTSVMNCHPGCRCKVESFGLFDSFSLTTADCRGLGPGAAMPVPIPLDTAYLDLSSNAMGPLTDTILAGPGYTTLVSLDLSSNHITMVSPNALSKLRYLETLDLSHNDLEGLSQGCFFGLPLAEVDLSYNSFRDFNMDVFVSKVKGKPVSVDLSHNKLVSISTTPHGKLVHIQTLNLTANRLSSVPRLAGLEILRYLNLDYNPIIAIQKGDFVHLTDLVYLSLSSLHQLQKIEAHSFEGLQSLQVLDLSNNPNLKTLSLSVFTGLDSLQELNLSGSGVTSLSWDMLSPLSAIKSIMLGQNIRCLRTQKQGQFHRQLGQTQHYEVLNCNRNGIVL from the exons ATGTCACCCCAAGCTCGGACAACTTTATCAGGCATCATGCAAGACTGTGACATCCGCGAGGGCAGTTCAATTATCGATTCACTGAAG AACATGATGGCGCTCTTGCTTTGGCTTGGTCTGCCGTTGCTGGTGGTGGATGTCTGGTCCACCTCCGTCATGAACTGCCACCCGGGCTGCCGCTGCAAGGTGGAAAGCTTCGGTCTGTTCGACAGCTTCAGCCTGACCACGGCAGACTGTCGAGGGTTGGGCCCCGGAGCTGCCATGCCCGTGCCCATACCGCTGGATACTGCTTACCTGGATCTGTCCTCCAACGCCATGGGCCCCCTCACAGACACCATCCTGGCTGGGCCGGGCTACACCACCCTTGTTAGTTTGGACCTTAGCAGCAATCATATTACAATG GTAAGCCCCAATGCTTTGTCCAAGCTGCGTTATCTGGAGACTCTGGATCTGAGCCACAATGACttggagggcctctcacagggtTGCTTCTTTGGCCTTCCTCTGGCTGAAGTAGATCTCAGCTACAACAGCTTCCGGGACTTCAACATGGACGTGTTTGTGTCTAAAGTAAAAGGCAAACCCGTCAGCGTGGACCTATCACACAACAAGCTTGTGTCTATTTCCACAACACCACACGGAAAACTTGTACACATTCAAACCTTGAACCTAACAGCAAACCGTCTTTCGAGCGTACCAAGACTGGCGGGACTTGAGATACTGCGATACCTCAATCTGGACTACAACCCCATTATTGCCATTCAAAAGGGAGACTTTGTTCACTTGACAGATTTGGTTTACTTGTCCCTCAGCAGTCTTCATCAGCTTCAGAAAATTGAAGCCCACAGCTTTGAGGGCCTGCAGAGCCTCCAAGTGTTGGATCTCTCCAACAATCCCAATCTGAAAACACTAAGCCTGTCTGTTTTCACCGGACTGGACTCGCTGCAGGAGCTGAATTTATCTGGCTCTGGAGTGACGTCCTTATCGTGGGACATGCTCTCTCCCCTCTCCGCCATAAAAAGTATTATGCTAGGACAGAACATCCGCTGCTTGAGGACCCAGAAACAAGGCCAGTTTCACAGGCAGCTGGGTCAGACCCAACACTATGAGGTACTCAACTGCAACCGCAATGGCATTGTGTTGTAA
- the gucy2f gene encoding retinal guanylyl cyclase 2, whose protein sequence is MQHFQPLWESNHPFGPLIKSRHTLLTPSLYNLLIWVLLGLLTFPCCVRCLVFKVGVLGPWNCDPVFYKTLPAAAARLAVSRINEDLSLNLGLEIDFVILQEPCETSKALTEFIQYENMADAFVGPTNPGYCTAASLLAKNWDKAIFSHGCVNFELDRITGYPTFSRTVPFPSEVLFMVLKHFRWANIVVVSSNEDIWMDTAERVAAAMRKKGLPVALVTSVGINESQVESTLRKIQDAGEIRVIVMCMHSVLLGGEQQATFLVKAQQMGLTSGKYVFVPYDALYYSLPYNVPYFPLQNNRKLSEAYDAVLTITIISDPVSFNEAYTRAQESGEVRLTVAAEKVNPLFGTIYNSVYLLANSIHKTRRAGMPLSGSNLAFFTKNISFDGFNQKVLVDNRGELKTSYIILDTSDAGSQLYPTYVVDVTSGRLRFAGRSISFPGGSPPPSDSSCWFVRSALCKGDVEVTYILVVFGVILALAVIGLLISLYIRRRLQQIQLVKGPNRILLTLEDLTFINLQISKRKITLEDMSESRSVVEEKSADRSHSVNSMHTATHETTNVAVFEGDWVWLKKFEDGQFKEVKQSGTRIFTKMKDLRNENVNLFLGFFTESSMFAVVTEHCSRGSLQDLLKNEDVKLDWMFKSSLLLDLIKGMKYLHHRDFPHGRLKSRNCVVDGRFVLKITDYGFNELLESQKAPFKPPPPEELFWTAPEFLRDLPSSRKGTYKGDVYSFSIILQEVVVRGLPYCMLGLPPEEIIRKVKKPPPMCRPTVAPDQAPLECIQLMKQCWSELPERRPNFDEIFDRFKIINKGKKTNIIDSMLRMLEQYSSNLEDLIRERTEELEVEKQRTEKLLSEMLPPSVAEALKTGATVEPEYFDQVTIYFSDIVGFTTISSLSDPIEVVDLLNDLYTLFDAVLSNHDVYKVETIGDAYMVASGLPKRNGNKHAAEVANMSLNILSSVGTFRMRHMPDVPVRIRIGIHSGPCVAGVVGLTMPRYCLFGDTVNTASRMESTSLPYRIHVNLSTVNILRSLKEGYKIEVRGKTELKGKGIEETYWLVGKSDFSKPLPKPPEIKPGVNWQEMVTDEIKSLFRKANRPVDKQKMSVKEGKM, encoded by the exons ATGCAACATTTTCAACCGCTATGGGAGTCCAACCATCCATTTGGGCCTTTAATTAAAAGCAGGCATACTTTACTGACGCCGTCTTTGTACAACCTTCTCATATGGGTCCTCCTTGGATTGTTGACGTTCCCTTGCTGTGTCCGCTGTTTGGTATTCAAAGTGGGCGTCCTGGGGCCTTGGAACTGTGACCCGGTGTTCTACAAGACGCTGCCGGCCGCCGCGGCAAGACTTGCTGTAAGCAGGATAAACGAGGACCTCAGTTTGAATTTGGGCCTGGAGATCGACTTTGTCATCCTGCAGGAGCCTTGCGAAACTTCCAAAGCTTTGACTGAATTCATACAATACGAAAATATGGCGGATGCGTTTGTGGGCCCCACTAATCCTGGATACTGTACCGCAGCATCACTGCTGGCAAAGAACTGGGACAAGGCCATCTTCTCCCACGGGTGTGTCAATTTTGAGCTGGACCGCATTACGGGATACCCGACCTTTTCCAGGACAGTGCCGTTTCCCTCCGAGGTACTTTTCATGGTGTTGAAACACTTTCGGTGGGCTAACATCGTGGTGGTGTCATCCAATGAAGACATCTGGATGGACACAGCGGAGAGAGTGGCTGCTGCCATGAGGAAGAAGGGGCTTCCCGTTGCCTTGGTTACGTCTGTGGGTATCAACGAGAGCCAAGTTGAGAGCACACTGAGGAAGATCCAAGACGCAGGGGAAATAAGAG TGATCGTCATGTGCATGCACTCTGTGCTGCTCGGAGGAGAGCAGCAGGCTACTTTCCTCGTCAAAGCCCAACAAATGGGTTTGACTTCGGGCAAGTACGTTTTCGTGCCCTACGACGCCCTGTACTACAGCTTGCCCTACAACGTCCCCTACTTTCCGCTGCAAAACAACCGCAAGCTGAGTGAGGCCTATGACGCCGTGCTCACAATCACAATAATCTCAGACCCGGTTTCCTTCAACGAGGCGTACACACGGGCCCAAGAGAGCGGGGAAGTGAGGCTGACTGTGGCTGCCGAGAAG GTGAATCCACTATTCGGCACAATCTATAACAGCGTTTATCTCCTTGCCAACTCCATCCACAAGACCAGGAGAGCCGGAATGCCTCTGTCAGGCTCAAACCTGGCCTTCTTTACCAAAAACATATCCTTCGACGGCTTCAACCAGAAGGTCCTGGTCGATAATAGAGGTGAACTCAAAACCAGCTACATCATCCTGGACACCAGCGACGCCGGCAGTCAGCTGTACCCAACCTACGTGGTGGATGTTACGTCCGGGCGGCTTCGGTTTGCCGGGAGGTCTATTAGTTTCCCAGGAGGGTCTCCTCCACCATCCGATTCCAGCTGCTGGTTTGTTAGGAGTGCTCTCTGCAAAGGAG ACGTGGAGGTCACCTACATCCTGGTGGTATTTGGAGTAATCTTGGCTCTGGCTGTAATTGGGCTTCTGATCAGTTTATACATCAG GAGAAGACTCCAGCAAATCCAACTGGTCAAAGGCCCAAATCGGATCCTGCTGACTTTAGAGGATCTTACGTTCATCAACCTTCAGATTAGCAAGAGG AAAATCACTTTAGAGGATATGAGTGAGTCCAGGAGTGTTGTGGAAGAGAAATCAGCTGACCGCTCACATTCAGTGAACAGTATGCACACAGCGACGCATGAGACCACCAATGTTGCCGTTTTTGAG GGTGACTGGGTGTGGCTAAAGAAATTTGAGGATGGCCAGTTTAAGGAGGTGAAACAAAGTGGCACAAGGATTTTTACCAAG ATGAAAGACTTGAGAAATGAGAACGTGAATCTTTTCCTGGGCTTCTTCACGGAGAGCTCCATGTTTGCCGTGGTGACGGAGCACTGCTCCAGGGGAAGTCTGCAGGACCTGCTTAAGAACGAGGACGTCAAATTAGACTGGATGTTCAAATCCTCGCTTTTACTTGACCTCATCAAG GGTATGAAATACCTCCACCATCGAGATTTCCCACACGGCCGGCTAAAATCTCGAAACTGTGTGGTGGACGGGCGCTTTGTTCTCAAGATCACAGACTATGGCTTTAATGAGCTGCTAGAATCTCAAAAGGCTCCTTTCAAACCACCACCACCTGAAG AACTTTTTTGGACTGCTCCTGAATTCCTGAGGGATCTCCCAAGTTCCCGTAAAGGCACCTACAAGGGGGACGTATACAGTTTTTCCATTATTCTCCAAGAGGTGGTGGTTCGAGGACTACCGTATTGCATGCTGGGCCTACCACCCGAAG AGATCATTCGAAAGGTTAAGAAACCCCCTCCAATGTGTCGGCCCACCGTAGCTCCCGACCAGGCTCCTCTGGAATGTATCCAGCTGATGAAGCAGTGCTGGAGTGAGCTTCCAGAAAGAAGACCCAACTTTGATGAGATTTTTGACAGG TTCAAAATCATCAACAAGGGTAAGAAGACCAACATCATCGACTCCATGTTGAGGATGTTGGAGCAGTACAGCTCCAATCTGGAGGACCTCATCCGAGAGCGAACGGAGGAGCTGGAGGTGGAGAAGCAAAGGACAGAGAAACTGCTCTCTGAGATGCTTCCACC CTCGGTGGCCGAGGCGCTGAAAACAGGCGCCACAGTGGAGCCGGAGTACTTCGACCAGGTGACCATCTACTTCAGTGACATAGTGGGGTTCACCACCATCTCGTCGCTCAGCGACCCCATCGAGGTGGTTGACCTTCTCAACGACCTTTACACTCTGTTTGATGCTGTGCTCAGCAACCACGATGTCTACAAG GTGGAAACCATCGGTGATGCTTACATGGTGGCATCGGGCTTGCCGAAGAGAAACGGCAACAAGCATGCCGCGGAAGTGGCCAACATGTCTCTGAACATCCTCAGCTCGGTGGGAACCTTCCGGATGCGCCATATGCCCGACGTTCCTGTCAGGATACGAATCGGGATCCACTCAG GGCCATGCGTCGCTGGAGTGGTGGGCCTGACTATGCCTCGCTACTGCCTGTTTGGAGACACCGTCAACACCGCCTCCAGAATGGAATCCACCAGCCTGC CTTACAGAATCCACGTAAACTTGAGCACTGTAAACATCCTCCGCTCTCTCAAGGAAGGTTATAAAATAGAAGTCAGGGGCAAGACAGAGCTGAAG GGGAAAGGCATCGAAGAGACGTACTGGCTCGTAGGGAAGTCTGACTTTTCAAAGCCTTTGCCAAAACCGCCAGAGATCAAACCGGG TGTCAACTGGCAGGAGATggtgacggatgagatcaagagcCTTTTTCGCAAGGCCAACAGGCCAGTGGACAAGCAAAAAATGAGCGTAAAAGAAGGAAAGATGTGA